One region of uncultured Methanolobus sp. genomic DNA includes:
- the modB gene encoding molybdate ABC transporter permease subunit gives MFDQIGFPLLITLKIAGLSTLIVAIIGMVISYILARRDFHGKWLADIIVTLPLVLPPTVTGYLLVVLLGKKGILGSILYNLTGWTIVFTWQAAVIAAFVVSLPLMVKTTTAAIEAVDREYEYAAFTLGRKELDTALFITLPLAKKGILAGIVLSFARAVGEFGATLMFAGNIPGRTNTMSISIYSAFQAGNNNLANILVIILIVMSLLSMAITAKIINNWKI, from the coding sequence ATGTTCGACCAGATTGGATTTCCACTGTTAATCACACTGAAAATTGCCGGTCTGTCCACATTGATTGTGGCAATAATAGGCATGGTAATATCATACATACTTGCAAGACGTGATTTTCATGGAAAATGGCTGGCCGACATTATTGTAACCTTACCCCTGGTACTCCCGCCTACAGTAACAGGATACCTTCTGGTAGTTCTGCTTGGAAAAAAAGGAATACTCGGGAGCATTTTGTACAACCTCACAGGATGGACAATAGTATTCACCTGGCAGGCAGCTGTTATTGCAGCTTTTGTCGTATCTCTGCCACTAATGGTCAAAACCACCACAGCAGCCATAGAAGCAGTGGACAGGGAATACGAATATGCGGCTTTTACCCTTGGAAGAAAAGAGCTTGATACTGCACTTTTTATAACTCTCCCGCTTGCCAAAAAAGGTATTCTTGCCGGAATAGTCCTCAGTTTTGCAAGGGCAGTCGGTGAATTTGGTGCAACACTTATGTTTGCCGGAAATATTCCCGGAAGAACGAATACAATGTCTATTTCAATTTACAGTGCATTCCAGGCAGGAAACAACAATCTTGCCAATATACTGGTTATCATACTGATAGTAATGTCTCTGCTTTCAATGGCCATAACCGCAAAAATCATCAATAACTGGAAGATATGA
- the modA gene encoding molybdate ABC transporter substrate-binding protein: protein MTLNKKLILAIAAILTLVVFVSGCADTNEDLETDVNTDSGSGEVTSITVSAAASLTEAFTELENAFEDENPDIDVNYNFAGSGTLRMQIEGGAPIDVFASASQSHMNILSNQSLIVEDSRQDFASNSVVLITPIDSTLGITEAEDLLSDDVTTISIGNPETAPVGKYTVEALEEAGLWDELESRTLLADDVKQVLVYVERGEVDAGFVYSTDAATADEGTIEVKATIPTVTPISYPIAVVAGSEHQDESQTFVDFVTSDEGMAILKSYGFTA from the coding sequence ATGACACTTAACAAAAAACTAATTCTGGCTATTGCAGCCATTCTTACTCTTGTGGTATTTGTAAGCGGCTGCGCAGACACCAATGAAGACTTAGAGACTGACGTAAATACCGATAGTGGTTCAGGTGAAGTGACAAGCATCACAGTATCTGCAGCAGCAAGTCTTACAGAAGCATTCACAGAACTTGAAAACGCTTTTGAAGATGAGAATCCTGACATTGACGTGAACTACAACTTTGCAGGATCAGGAACACTCAGGATGCAGATAGAAGGTGGAGCACCTATTGATGTGTTCGCGTCAGCATCACAGAGCCATATGAATATATTAAGCAACCAGTCCTTAATAGTTGAAGATTCAAGACAGGACTTCGCATCAAATTCAGTTGTACTGATAACACCTATTGACAGCACACTGGGCATAACAGAAGCAGAAGACCTCCTGTCAGATGATGTTACGACAATAAGCATCGGAAACCCTGAAACCGCTCCAGTTGGAAAATACACAGTGGAAGCACTAGAAGAAGCAGGTCTCTGGGATGAACTTGAGTCCAGGACACTGCTTGCAGATGATGTAAAGCAGGTGCTCGTATACGTTGAAAGAGGAGAAGTTGATGCAGGATTTGTATATAGCACAGATGCAGCAACGGCAGATGAAGGAACCATCGAAGTAAAAGCAACTATTCCAACTGTAACCCCAATCAGTTATCCGATAGCAGTAGTTGCAGGCTCTGAGCATCAGGACGAATCACAGACATTTGTAGACTTTGTCACATCTGATGAAGGAATGGCAATACTTAAGTCCTACGGATTCACAGCTTAA
- a CDS encoding VWA domain-containing protein, whose translation MDYFKKMIYISSIFLIFSISALALDVDFLTADVQTDAGDAINVSVIITDNGTPVDNALVNFTTDLGVLNSASVYSNTSGIAEISINSTEAGNAHINASVGSFSNQTNVSFSPLPVSSIVVHAGSYVNTAGNITNITFLPTDVFGNINYSTPVSLNIVVKDIFGIPLHDLEMSVDESTISYLNVSSEDRNVTYVPDPTENFLLTLNSTVADNITIYSTVGSVTNTTYLNIVPGSPGLMKVIYNKEYTVNTSSNISAIVYDSYYNPVENINITFSITPPEDTVYNSPNVYNSASLAYYNGTTDPSGIVPNVFTTDKKAGGNVVTINVLNTTLQHNVTITGIADEIDNFFLGYTPNSSLSNNEDYYTLSARPVDQFLNPIFPLSTPIKEQVKFTTDSGSTVIVPLNSQGSADTVVGPTPYIESLSVTATYKNESGFTNFTNSSTLYFTAGPLYSMDFYANPSTVLSQDLSGNHESDLVLVALDEWGHSLPNIHVLINNTNTTVGSFSIDGYNDTDLINATTDSDGRINGLFTGNFSGNATILANSGNLSLSTNVSVKAEPFLSVKLNVTPFSVSSGSIVNITTEISVEGELPITRPAASAMLVLDRSGSMDPDYYAGSPLDVVLVIDRSGSMSGTPIQDARDAAKEFTDNLVSNSEVGIVSFASSSSVDKSMTLLNAYDNKVSVKSAIDSISDGGSTAMGEGMADANDLLINYGRSSARKVMIVLTDGETNAGDDQDGEGAIAYANSNGVTIYTIGLGSSLDEALLRHIASETGGTYYNAPGSSDLSEIYATISQELSDYDVSEIEYGVEGFTPYDYTFHGSLSIPSSVDNVTLRFEGEDLDTVFNAGSNYGGSSAGEALVKVNGNNFVLIPSSNTGIDGQWEDYEYDISSDVQPGSNTVSFYDYYTVINGGSYSNAVRDVEIVWNGSTVQSYSDKVDLDGSGYDCSFDLMEPYENTIFINETINDLKVQLNWDNSSNDFSIQLTSPSGVIYGAYDNTTGYYPGDASEYIWIHPLSYVYPDDDGDTVETGNWTVTVTGSSSEDFTITTYIDKKSATQLSSHAFMSSFDETRGDSAGLALYSYEDVVSSDTQTSYVLANSTWVGYFTPDTDEYYVFNVSWDDSSTVNVSLYDGIDVLSSSSGSSYCVVSSLLSAGETYNIDVSKGAGVQADTEFTVDVSTTGIDTVMTAYYDDGSGGGTPKFRTWDGSDWSSEDSANYIGARPSYVVLESSPSNSEIIMATSDDSYDVNVQVWDGSSWGSVNQLSGNLDSYGQKGFDLKYEQVSGDAIVAYMDVGKNDGVPRYRVWDGNSWSSDSSVYSGNSGSGDVWWVRLEANPDSDEMVLVTLDDERDIRAQVWDGSSWGNPESITNNARATSYQCYDVAYEQDSGRAIVSWADMGTGSVRYSIWDGSSWSSANDVYYPDARVYWTKMASDPYSNEILMATLDNNYDIHVMVWDGSSWSNIQEIETNVYEYSRRSVDLAFEQSSGTGIVVWGESNSVPKYRTWDGSSWSSESSASSIGSAYTRWVQLTPDPSSDGIFLMTSDGYNDLNIQRWDGSSWDIVTEVETSSTRYYECFDIVFSDTDQEPVTTPVSWNEWTGSVTSTFDNDSLSHLENAIDTITADGLTAIDEGLYLANNELSSADGNSTIVIMTDGLDNAGYHSLLEEAYRAKNNDTVIYTVGFGNSESEVDPILEEIATITGGEYYFAPNSSVLKEIFQGIAMQITNFSAGGPVLDINVPYNYITPLTVAKATYQSGSSNSTTGNETFFIAPTAPPTGNAEPTITTSNSTSTLEWQLPNMGAGDKWGIWYQMKVNGAGYVPIIMPTSTITYTDLSGQIIEIQVSGGGSTSLSGSIAEIFDSEMQTLILDIDKNTIEIDNSTNIYLDVINVNGSSSYANVYLYSNIGYFTDNYNSGNNGNPINVTVIGESDYVDFTSSIAGKVYITAYAYNQGNSNDTAVLVNSTTLYVKPKGKISIS comes from the coding sequence ATGGACTATTTTAAAAAAATGATATACATATCATCTATATTTCTAATATTTTCAATATCGGCTTTAGCGCTGGATGTAGATTTTCTCACAGCCGATGTGCAAACAGATGCAGGTGATGCAATAAACGTAAGCGTGATTATCACAGACAACGGTACTCCTGTAGATAATGCACTAGTCAACTTCACGACGGATCTTGGTGTCCTCAATTCTGCTTCGGTGTATTCAAATACTTCCGGAATAGCAGAAATCTCAATAAACTCCACAGAAGCGGGGAATGCTCACATAAACGCCAGTGTTGGCAGTTTTTCCAACCAGACAAATGTATCTTTCTCGCCACTTCCTGTTTCATCTATTGTAGTCCATGCCGGTTCCTATGTGAACACCGCAGGTAATATCACCAATATCACGTTCTTACCAACCGACGTGTTTGGAAATATCAATTACAGCACACCGGTTAGCCTCAACATAGTCGTAAAAGATATCTTTGGTATCCCATTGCATGACCTGGAGATGTCAGTAGATGAATCTACGATTTCCTATCTGAATGTGAGTTCTGAAGACAGGAACGTAACATATGTTCCTGACCCAACAGAGAATTTCCTCCTGACTCTTAACTCCACAGTTGCTGATAATATTACCATTTATTCGACAGTTGGCTCCGTCACAAATACCACATACCTGAACATTGTTCCAGGTTCACCCGGGCTTATGAAGGTCATATATAACAAGGAATACACTGTGAATACCAGCTCCAACATTTCTGCAATAGTCTATGATTCATATTATAACCCCGTTGAAAATATTAACATCACTTTCTCAATAACGCCGCCTGAAGATACTGTTTATAACAGTCCCAATGTCTACAATTCAGCCAGTCTTGCATATTACAATGGTACCACTGATCCAAGTGGTATAGTTCCAAACGTATTCACAACCGACAAAAAAGCAGGTGGAAACGTTGTCACTATCAATGTTCTGAATACCACACTACAACACAATGTTACCATAACAGGCATTGCAGATGAAATTGACAATTTCTTCCTAGGCTACACGCCAAATTCCTCACTTTCAAACAATGAGGACTATTATACACTCTCAGCCAGACCAGTGGACCAATTCCTAAATCCGATTTTCCCACTTTCAACTCCTATTAAAGAACAGGTCAAATTTACAACTGACAGTGGAAGTACTGTAATTGTGCCACTGAATAGTCAGGGGAGTGCCGACACTGTCGTAGGTCCGACACCTTACATCGAATCCCTTTCAGTAACAGCAACGTATAAAAATGAATCCGGTTTCACGAATTTCACAAACAGTTCAACTCTCTATTTCACAGCTGGTCCCCTTTACTCAATGGACTTTTATGCAAACCCAAGTACGGTCCTATCCCAAGATCTTAGTGGTAATCATGAATCTGATCTGGTACTGGTTGCACTTGATGAATGGGGGCACTCTCTTCCAAATATTCATGTTCTCATCAACAACACAAACACAACAGTGGGATCATTTTCCATCGATGGATACAATGACACTGATCTAATAAACGCTACAACTGATTCCGATGGTCGTATTAATGGTTTATTCACTGGAAACTTTTCAGGTAATGCCACTATTCTGGCAAACAGTGGAAATCTTTCATTGTCTACAAACGTCAGTGTCAAAGCCGAACCTTTCCTGAGTGTCAAACTTAATGTTACTCCTTTTTCAGTAAGTTCAGGTTCCATTGTGAACATTACAACTGAAATCTCCGTAGAAGGTGAGCTACCGATTACAAGACCTGCAGCAAGTGCAATGCTTGTTCTTGACCGCTCAGGTAGTATGGACCCGGATTACTATGCAGGAAGTCCTTTGGATGTTGTTCTTGTAATTGATCGTTCCGGCAGTATGTCAGGTACGCCGATTCAGGATGCCAGAGATGCGGCAAAAGAGTTCACAGATAATCTCGTATCCAACTCAGAAGTTGGTATTGTTTCATTTGCAAGTTCAAGTAGTGTAGATAAAAGTATGACATTGCTTAATGCTTATGACAATAAAGTGTCTGTAAAGAGTGCAATAGATTCAATATCTGACGGTGGATCAACTGCTATGGGTGAAGGTATGGCAGATGCAAATGATCTTCTCATAAACTATGGTCGCTCAAGTGCCAGAAAAGTAATGATCGTTCTCACCGACGGAGAAACAAATGCCGGTGATGATCAGGATGGTGAGGGTGCCATAGCATATGCAAACTCCAATGGTGTGACTATTTATACAATAGGTCTTGGAAGCAGTCTTGATGAAGCCCTGCTGCGCCACATTGCATCAGAGACAGGCGGTACTTACTACAATGCACCGGGCAGTTCAGATCTCAGTGAGATATATGCTACGATTTCCCAGGAACTTAGTGATTACGATGTATCCGAGATAGAATATGGTGTTGAAGGTTTCACACCTTATGATTACACTTTCCATGGGTCACTTTCAATTCCATCCTCTGTGGACAACGTAACACTCAGGTTTGAAGGAGAAGATCTGGATACGGTGTTTAATGCAGGTTCCAACTACGGCGGCTCAAGTGCAGGTGAGGCTCTAGTTAAAGTAAATGGCAATAATTTTGTGTTGATTCCTTCTTCAAACACAGGTATAGATGGACAGTGGGAGGATTATGAATATGACATCTCAAGCGATGTTCAACCAGGCAGTAATACAGTTTCATTCTACGATTATTATACAGTGATCAATGGTGGTAGCTATTCTAATGCTGTACGGGATGTAGAAATAGTCTGGAACGGAAGCACAGTTCAGTCTTATTCTGATAAGGTAGACCTGGATGGTAGTGGATATGATTGTTCATTCGATCTAATGGAACCTTATGAAAATACTATCTTCATTAACGAAACCATTAATGATCTTAAAGTTCAGCTCAATTGGGATAACAGTAGCAACGATTTCTCTATTCAATTGACAAGTCCTTCTGGAGTCATTTATGGAGCATATGATAATACTACTGGTTATTATCCAGGTGACGCTTCTGAATATATATGGATTCATCCTCTGTCTTATGTATACCCTGATGACGATGGGGACACAGTAGAGACAGGTAACTGGACGGTCACTGTGACAGGAAGTTCTTCTGAAGACTTTACAATCACAACCTACATCGACAAGAAAAGTGCAACTCAATTGTCCTCACATGCTTTTATGTCAAGTTTTGATGAAACAAGAGGCGACAGTGCGGGACTTGCACTTTATAGCTATGAGGATGTGGTTTCCAGTGATACACAGACAAGTTATGTGCTTGCAAACAGTACATGGGTTGGCTATTTCACACCGGACACAGATGAGTATTATGTATTCAACGTATCCTGGGATGATTCTTCCACAGTAAATGTCTCTCTCTATGATGGTATTGATGTTCTTTCCTCATCTTCAGGTTCCAGTTACTGTGTGGTTTCATCACTGCTTTCTGCAGGAGAAACATACAACATTGACGTATCCAAAGGCGCTGGTGTCCAGGCAGATACAGAGTTTACAGTTGATGTTTCCACTACCGGGATAGACACAGTAATGACCGCTTACTATGATGATGGAAGTGGTGGTGGAACACCGAAATTCAGGACATGGGACGGCAGTGACTGGTCCTCGGAGGACTCTGCCAATTATATTGGTGCAAGGCCTTCTTATGTGGTTCTTGAATCCAGCCCCAGTAATTCGGAAATAATAATGGCAACTTCTGATGACAGTTATGATGTTAACGTTCAGGTATGGGATGGCTCTTCCTGGGGAAGTGTCAACCAGCTATCAGGCAATTTGGATTCTTATGGGCAGAAAGGTTTTGACCTGAAATATGAACAAGTTTCTGGAGATGCCATCGTAGCTTATATGGACGTGGGTAAAAATGACGGTGTACCCAGATATCGTGTATGGGATGGAAATTCATGGAGCTCCGATTCTTCAGTTTACAGTGGGAATTCAGGTTCAGGTGATGTTTGGTGGGTGAGACTGGAGGCAAATCCTGACTCAGATGAAATGGTACTTGTAACACTCGATGATGAAAGAGACATAAGAGCACAGGTTTGGGATGGTTCTTCATGGGGTAATCCTGAGTCTATAACAAATAATGCCAGAGCAACAAGTTACCAGTGCTATGATGTGGCTTATGAACAGGATTCTGGTAGAGCAATAGTTTCCTGGGCAGATATGGGAACAGGTTCTGTGAGATATAGCATATGGGACGGTTCATCCTGGAGCTCCGCAAATGATGTGTATTATCCTGATGCACGTGTTTACTGGACCAAGATGGCATCTGATCCATACTCCAATGAAATACTCATGGCAACACTGGATAATAATTATGATATTCATGTTATGGTCTGGGATGGTTCTTCCTGGTCAAATATCCAGGAAATTGAAACAAATGTCTATGAATACAGCAGAAGGTCCGTAGACCTCGCATTTGAACAGTCCAGCGGCACAGGTATTGTAGTCTGGGGTGAGTCTAATTCAGTTCCTAAATATCGCACATGGGATGGCAGCTCATGGAGTTCCGAGTCTTCAGCATCCAGCATTGGAAGTGCTTACACCCGCTGGGTACAGTTGACTCCAGACCCCTCGTCAGATGGCATTTTCCTAATGACATCAGATGGCTACAATGATCTTAATATCCAGAGGTGGGACGGTTCTTCCTGGGATATTGTTACGGAAGTTGAAACATCATCTACCAGATATTATGAATGTTTTGACATTGTTTTCAGTGATACCGATCAGGAACCTGTAACTACTCCTGTTTCATGGAATGAATGGACGGGCAGTGTAACTTCAACTTTTGATAATGATTCTCTGTCACATCTGGAAAACGCGATTGATACTATTACTGCCGATGGTCTTACAGCAATTGACGAAGGTCTTTATCTTGCTAATAACGAATTGTCATCTGCAGATGGAAACTCCACTATCGTCATTATGACAGACGGACTTGACAACGCAGGTTATCATTCATTGCTTGAAGAAGCATACAGGGCAAAGAACAACGATACTGTGATTTATACCGTAGGATTCGGTAACAGTGAATCAGAGGTTGATCCGATTCTTGAGGAGATTGCAACAATCACAGGCGGTGAATATTATTTCGCACCAAACTCCAGTGTCCTGAAAGAAATATTCCAGGGAATTGCCATGCAGATAACGAATTTCTCTGCAGGTGGTCCTGTGCTTGATATCAATGTGCCGTACAATTACATAACACCCCTGACAGTTGCAAAAGCAACCTATCAATCAGGTAGTAGCAATTCTACGACCGGTAATGAGACATTCTTTATAGCACCAACGGCACCCCCTACGGGTAATGCCGAACCTACTATTACTACGTCTAATTCGACTTCAACTCTGGAATGGCAGTTGCCAAATATGGGTGCAGGTGATAAATGGGGGATATGGTATCAGATGAAAGTTAATGGAGCAGGTTATGTGCCAATTATCATGCCGACTTCCACTATTACATATACAGATCTCAGTGGCCAGATTATTGAAATTCAAGTGAGTGGTGGTGGAAGTACCAGTCTAAGTGGTAGTATTGCAGAAATATTTGATTCTGAAATGCAGACTTTGATACTTGATATTGACAAAAATACTATCGAGATTGATAACTCTACTAATATTTACTTGGATGTGATTAATGTAAATGGCAGTAGTAGCTATGCAAACGTATATCTTTATAGTAATATTGGGTACTTTACAGATAATTATAATAGTGGAAACAATGGAAACCCTATTAATGTAACTGTTATAGGCGAGTCAGACTATGTCGATTTCACCAGCTCTATTGCCGGGAAAGTCTACATTACTGCTTATGCTTACAATCAAGGTAACTCCAATGATACAGCTGTTCTGGTAAATAGTACAACACTATATGTTAAGCCAAAAGGAAAGATTAGCATTAGCTGA
- a CDS encoding peptidylprolyl isomerase, with product MKKAIIETDKGNITLELFEKNAPKTVANFEKLIKEGFYDGLTFHRVIPNFVIQGGCPKGDGTGGPGYSIKCETKNNPRKHGTGSLSMAHAGKNTGGSQFFITHSPQPHLDGVHTVFGQVIEGQDVVNKIKARDKMNKVTVVEE from the coding sequence ATGAAGAAAGCAATCATTGAGACTGATAAAGGAAATATTACCCTGGAACTGTTTGAGAAGAACGCACCAAAGACTGTTGCAAACTTTGAGAAGCTCATTAAGGAAGGATTTTATGACGGGCTTACTTTCCACAGAGTAATCCCTAACTTTGTAATCCAGGGAGGATGTCCAAAAGGAGACGGAACCGGCGGACCAGGATACTCTATCAAATGTGAGACAAAGAACAACCCACGCAAACACGGAACCGGTTCACTTTCAATGGCACACGCAGGTAAGAACACCGGTGGAAGCCAGTTCTTCATCACACACTCCCCACAGCCACACCTTGATGGCGTACACACTGTCTTCGGTCAGGTAATCGAAGGTCAGGATGTCGTCAACAAGATCAAGGCAAGAGACAAGATGAACAAAGTCACTGTTGTTGAAGAATAA